A genomic region of Equus caballus isolate H_3958 breed thoroughbred chromosome 1, TB-T2T, whole genome shotgun sequence contains the following coding sequences:
- the NGDN gene encoding neuroguidin isoform X1: MAASGVVESDLQSAVTLLKNLQEQVTAVTAQVQALTKKVQARAFPTEKGLSLLEVKDQLLLMYLMDLSHLILDKASGGSLQGHAAVLRLVEIRTVLEKLRPLDQKLKYQIDKLVKTAATGSLSENDPLRFKPRPSNMMSKLSSEDEEEDEAEEGQSESSGKKSVKGTAKKYVPPRLVPVHYDETEAEREKKRLERAKRRALSSSVIRELKEQYSDAPEEIRDARHPHVTRQSQEDQHRINYEESMMVRLSVSKREKGRRKRANVMSSQLHSLTHFSDISALTGGTPHLDEDQNPVKKRKKIPKKGQKKKGFRRRR, from the exons ATGGCGGCGTCG GGGGTGGTAGAGTCAGACCTGCAAAGTGCCGTGACACTTCTGAAGAACCTTCAGGAGCAG GTGACGGCTGTAACTGCACAAGTGCAAGCTCTGACGAAAAAAGTTCAAGCTAGAGCCTTTCCTACAGAGAAG GGTCTCAGCCTCTTGGAAGTGAAAGACCAGCTGCTGCTCATGTACCTTATGGATTTGAGCCATCTCATCCTGGACAAAGCCTCAGGAGGGTCTCTTCAGGGACATGCTGCAGTTTTGAGACTGGTGGAGATTCGCACA GTTTTAGAAAAGCTTCGTCCCTTGGACCAAAAACTGAAGTATCAAATTGACAAACTGGTCAAGACTGCAGCAACAGGCAGCCTCA GTGAGAACGACCCCCTCCGTTTTAAGCCTCGTCCCAGCAATATGATGAGCAAG TTGAGCtctgaggatgaggaggaagatgaAGCAGAGGAAGGCCAGTCTGAGTCTTCAGGAAAGAAATCTGTAAAAGGAACAGCTAAGAAATATGTTCCACCACGCTTGGTTCCGGTACATTATG ATGAAACGGAAGCTGAGCGGGAGAAGAAGCGCCTGGAACGAGCCAAGAGACGGGCACTGAGCAGCTCTGTCATTCGTGAGCTTAAGGAACAGTACTCAGATGCTCCAGAGGAAATCCGTGATGCTCGGCATCCTCATGTTACTCGCCAGAGTCAGGAGGATCAACACAG GATTAACTATGAGGAGAGCATGATGGTGCGTTTAAGTGTCAGTAAGCGAGAGAAAGGACGGCGAAAACGAGCAAATGTCATGAGCTCACAGCTTCATTCCCTCACGCACTTCAGTGACATCAGTGCTTTGACAGGAGGAACGCCTCATCTTGATGAG GATCAGAATCCTGTTAAGAAGCGGAAGAAGATACCTAAGAAAGGTCAGAAGAAAAAAG GTTTTCGGAGGCGGCGGTGA
- the NGDN gene encoding neuroguidin isoform X2, whose product MAASGVVESDLQSAVTLLKNLQEQVTAVTAQVQALTKKVQARAFPTEKVLEKLRPLDQKLKYQIDKLVKTAATGSLSENDPLRFKPRPSNMMSKLSSEDEEEDEAEEGQSESSGKKSVKGTAKKYVPPRLVPVHYDETEAEREKKRLERAKRRALSSSVIRELKEQYSDAPEEIRDARHPHVTRQSQEDQHRINYEESMMVRLSVSKREKGRRKRANVMSSQLHSLTHFSDISALTGGTPHLDEDQNPVKKRKKIPKKGQKKKGFRRRR is encoded by the exons ATGGCGGCGTCG GGGGTGGTAGAGTCAGACCTGCAAAGTGCCGTGACACTTCTGAAGAACCTTCAGGAGCAG GTGACGGCTGTAACTGCACAAGTGCAAGCTCTGACGAAAAAAGTTCAAGCTAGAGCCTTTCCTACAGAGAAG GTTTTAGAAAAGCTTCGTCCCTTGGACCAAAAACTGAAGTATCAAATTGACAAACTGGTCAAGACTGCAGCAACAGGCAGCCTCA GTGAGAACGACCCCCTCCGTTTTAAGCCTCGTCCCAGCAATATGATGAGCAAG TTGAGCtctgaggatgaggaggaagatgaAGCAGAGGAAGGCCAGTCTGAGTCTTCAGGAAAGAAATCTGTAAAAGGAACAGCTAAGAAATATGTTCCACCACGCTTGGTTCCGGTACATTATG ATGAAACGGAAGCTGAGCGGGAGAAGAAGCGCCTGGAACGAGCCAAGAGACGGGCACTGAGCAGCTCTGTCATTCGTGAGCTTAAGGAACAGTACTCAGATGCTCCAGAGGAAATCCGTGATGCTCGGCATCCTCATGTTACTCGCCAGAGTCAGGAGGATCAACACAG GATTAACTATGAGGAGAGCATGATGGTGCGTTTAAGTGTCAGTAAGCGAGAGAAAGGACGGCGAAAACGAGCAAATGTCATGAGCTCACAGCTTCATTCCCTCACGCACTTCAGTGACATCAGTGCTTTGACAGGAGGAACGCCTCATCTTGATGAG GATCAGAATCCTGTTAAGAAGCGGAAGAAGATACCTAAGAAAGGTCAGAAGAAAAAAG GTTTTCGGAGGCGGCGGTGA